The DNA segment CCCAACCGGCCTAGGGCTTCGGTGGTTCTACCGCGTACTCCGGCAACGACGCCCCTCGCCCGGCCCCTAAACCCGTTCCAGCATGAACTTCGAGCGTTTGAGAGTGTCAGGAACCGGAATCGGGTAATTGCCGGTGAAACAGGCCGAACAAAACTGCTGGGGGGACTGACCCGTGGCGCGGAACATGCCTTCCCAGCTCAGGTAAGCTAGGGAGTCCACCTCCAAATGAGCGGCAATTTCCGGCACTGACTGGCGCGCGGCAATCAGTTGGTCCTGGTTGTCCGTGTCAATCCCGTAGAAGCAGGGGTGGGTCACTGGCGGCGACGAAATCCGCATATGCACCTCGCGCACGCCCGCTTCCCGCAACGCCCGCACCAATTTCCGGCTGGTGGTCCCCCGCACGATGGAATCGTCCACCACCACCACTCGCTGCGACTGCAGAACATCCCGCAGCGGGTTGAGTTTCATGCGAATCCCCGTTTCCCGCATCGTCTGGGTTGGCTGGATGAAGGTGCGTCCCACGTAGCGGTTTTTGATCAACCCTTCGGCGTAGGGAATGCCGCTGGCGTGGGCGTAACCAATCGCGGCAGGCACCCCCGAATCCGGCACAGGAATCACCAAATCCGCATCCGCGGGGGCTTCCTGGGCCAAAATTTCCCCCAACCGGCGCCGGTAGGTGTAGAGACTGTGGCCCTCCATGATGCTGTCGGGGCGGGCGAAATAGATCATCTCAAACACGCACAACTTGCGGTTGGCCGGTTGCCACTGGCCGCTGGTCAAGCCTTCCGGTGTGATCCACACCCATTCCCCCGGTTCGACCTCCCGCAGGTAGTCCGCTCCGATGATGTCCAGGGCGCAGGTTTCCGAGGCCAGCACCAACCCCTTTTCCCCTAGGGTCCCCAGCACCAGCGGGCGCACCCCATAGCTATCTCGCAGCCCGAGAATTCCCGCTGGTGTGCCGATGACAACGCTGAAAGCTCCTAAGCACTGCCTAGCCATTTGCACAGCACCGGTGACCCAATCGGCCCCTGCATCCACCGCCTGGGCCAACAACTGGGCCATGACCTCCGAATCCGTCGTGGCCTGGAGGGGATAGCGGTCGGTGGGAAGCGCACGCCGCAGCTCCAGGGTGTTGATGAGATTGCCGTTGTGGGCGAGCGCCAAGGACCCCAAACGACTGGAAACCACCACCGGCTGGGCATTGACCACTCGGCTGCTCCCGGTCGTGGAATAGCGGTTATGCCCAACCGC comes from the Gloeomargarita sp. SKYB120 genome and includes:
- the purF gene encoding amidophosphoribosyltransferase, coding for MTSPPDKPEEACGVFGVYAPGEEVAKLAYFGLYALQHRGQESAGIATFDRGQVYCYKQMGLVSQVFREDILRQLPGQWAVGHNRYSTTGSSRVVNAQPVVVSSRLGSLALAHNGNLINTLELRRALPTDRYPLQATTDSEVMAQLLAQAVDAGADWVTGAVQMARQCLGAFSVVIGTPAGILGLRDSYGVRPLVLGTLGEKGLVLASETCALDIIGADYLREVEPGEWVWITPEGLTSGQWQPANRKLCVFEMIYFARPDSIMEGHSLYTYRRRLGEILAQEAPADADLVIPVPDSGVPAAIGYAHASGIPYAEGLIKNRYVGRTFIQPTQTMRETGIRMKLNPLRDVLQSQRVVVVDDSIVRGTTSRKLVRALREAGVREVHMRISSPPVTHPCFYGIDTDNQDQLIAARQSVPEIAAHLEVDSLAYLSWEGMFRATGQSPQQFCSACFTGNYPIPVPDTLKRSKFMLERV